Proteins from one Telopea speciosissima isolate NSW1024214 ecotype Mountain lineage chromosome 1, Tspe_v1, whole genome shotgun sequence genomic window:
- the LOC122649164 gene encoding probable GTP-binding protein OBGM, mitochondrial isoform X1 has product MWLRRITVVPYFGALRRSPRSQCLLTSVYSYSDAPCKKPKLAPLQERRMIDKFRLWAKGGHGGNGCSSFHRSRCDRRGKPDGGNGGRGGNVILECSAAVWDFSNLQHHLNAKKGGHGASKNKIGSRGADKVVQVPVGTTIHLLEGEFPSLIEKSSSTALDPWEIPGELEGNEGSLSTSDRQNTIIPSTTEVLERKDFDVSSSCIESFNKKSPSTLHGVQGSSDGIHARSSPFSKQFKAGIDESVSHSEEGESEDEDVEIGDSMSGEEWEEDEEEEVEIVQYNVAELKEPGQQVVIAQGGEGGLGNVSSAKVSMAHKHMKHGNHKDGAPELELSEDEDQSSPSVGSPGSEAVLILELKSIADVGLVGMPNAGKSTLLGAISRAKPAVGHYAFTTLRPNIGNLNYDDFFSITVADIPGLIKGAHENRGLGHAFLRHIERTKVLAFVVDLAAALDGRKGIPPWEQLRDLVLELEYHQEGLTDRPSLVVANKIDEEGTEDVFEELKRRVQGVPIFPICAVLEEGIPELKAGLRMLMDGVESQRVELNRIMLD; this is encoded by the exons ATGTGGTTGCGGCGTATAACAGTGGTTCCCTACTTCGGAGCCTTGAGGAGATCGCCCAGGTCTCAGTGCCTTCTTACTTCCGTCTATTCATACTCGGACGCTCCTTGCAAAAAGCCGAAGCTTGCCCCTTTACAG GAGAGGAGAATGATTGATAAGTTCAGGCTGTGGGCTAAAGGGGGCCATGGCGGCAATGGGTGTTCCAGCTTCCACCGCAGCCGATGTGATCGCCGGGGCAAGCCCGATG GTGGGAATGGTGGAAGAGGTGGTAATGTGATTCTAGAATGTTCAGCCGCAGTCTGGGACTTCAGCAATCTGCAACATCACTTG AATGCAAAGAAAGGGGGGCATGGAGCCTCGAAGAATAAGATAGGAAGCCGAGGGGCAGACAAG GTTGTGCAAGTACCTGTTGGCACTACAATTCATCTTCTAGAGGGTGAATTTCCATCTTTAATTGAGAAGTCTTCCTCCACAGCTTTGGATCCTTGGGAGATCCCGG GTGAACTTGAGGGTAATGAGGGTAGTTTGTCTACATCCGATCGACAGAACACAATTATCCCCAGTACAACAGAGGTATTGGAAAGAAAGGACTTTGATGTCTCATCTTCATGCATTGAAAGTTTCAACAAGAAATCACCTAGCACCCTGCACGGAGTCCAGGGGTCATCAGATGGAATTCATGCTCGGTCTTCTCCATTCAGCAAACAATTCAAAGCAGGTATTGATGAATCTGTCTCCCACTCTGAAGAAGGTGAGAGTGAGGATGAAGATGTAGAAATTGGTGACAGTATGTCAGGGGAAGAATGGgaagaggatgaggaagaagaagtggaaatTGTACAATATAATGTTGCTGAATTAAAAGAACCAGGTCAGCAAGTTGTCATTGCTCAGGGAGGAGAGGGTGGTCTTGGTAATGTCTCTTCTGCAAAGGTCTCTATGGCCCATAAACACATGAAGCATGGCAACCACAAGGATGGAGCCCCTGAACTTGAGTTatcagaagatgaagatcaaTCCTCGCCTAGTGTTGGTTCACCTGGTTCAGAAGCTGTCCTAATATTAGAACTAAAGAGTATAGCTGATGTGGGCCTAGTTGGGATGCCAAATGCTGGTAAAAGTACTCTTCTAGGGGCCATTTCAAGGGCTAAGCCTGCTGTGGGCCATTATGCCTTCACAACCCTGAGGCCAAATATAGGAAATCTGAACTATGATGACTTCTTCTCAATCACTGTGGCTGACATTCCAGGACTCATAAAGGGGGCACATGAGAATCGTGGACTTGGGCATGCATTTCTGCGGCACATAGAACGAACAAAGGTTCTAGCTTTTGTGGTAGATTTGGCAGCAGCACTAGATGGAAGAAAGGGTATTCCGCCATGGGAACAGCTGAGAGATCTGGTATTGGAGCTTGAATACCATCAAGAAGGTTTGACAGATAGACCCTCCTTAGTGGTAGCAAATAAGATTGATGAGGAGGGTACTGAGGATGTATTTGAAGAATTAAAGAGAAGGGTTCAAGGTGTTCCAATTTTTCCTATCTGTGCAGTGCTGGAGGAGGGGATACCAGAGTTAAAAGCTGGCCTTCGAATGCTCATGGATGGGGTAGAGTCACAAAGGGTTGAATTAAATAGAATTATGCTTGACTAA
- the LOC122649164 gene encoding probable GTP-binding protein OBGM, mitochondrial isoform X2 has product MWLRRITVVPYFGALRRSPRSQCLLTSVYSYSDAPCKKPKLAPLQERRMIDKFRLWAKGGHGGNGCSSFHRSRCDRRGKPDGGNGGRGGNVILECSAAVWDFSNLQHHLNAKKGGHGASKNKIGSRGADKVVQVPVGTTIHLLEGEFPSLIEKSSSTALDPWEIPGELEGNGGSLSTSNRHDESVSHSEEGESEDEDVEIGDSMSGEEWEEDEEEEVEIVQYNVAELKEPGQQVVIAQGGEGGLGNVSSAKVSMAHKHMKHGNHKDGAPELELSEDEDQSSPSVGSPGSEAVLILELKSIADVGLVGMPNAGKSTLLGAISRAKPAVGHYAFTTLRPNIGNLNYDDFFSITVADIPGLIKGAHENRGLGHAFLRHIERTKVLAFVVDLAAALDGRKGIPPWEQLRDLVLELEYHQEGLTDRPSLVVANKIDEEGTEDVFEELKRRVQGVPIFPICAVLEEGIPELKAGLRMLMDGVESQRVELNRIMLD; this is encoded by the exons ATGTGGTTGCGGCGTATAACAGTGGTTCCCTACTTCGGAGCCTTGAGGAGATCGCCCAGGTCTCAGTGCCTTCTTACTTCCGTCTATTCATACTCGGACGCTCCTTGCAAAAAGCCGAAGCTTGCCCCTTTACAG GAGAGGAGAATGATTGATAAGTTCAGGCTGTGGGCTAAAGGGGGCCATGGCGGCAATGGGTGTTCCAGCTTCCACCGCAGCCGATGTGATCGCCGGGGCAAGCCCGATG GTGGGAATGGTGGAAGAGGTGGTAATGTGATTCTAGAATGTTCAGCCGCAGTCTGGGACTTCAGCAATCTGCAACATCACTTG AATGCAAAGAAAGGGGGGCATGGAGCCTCGAAGAATAAGATAGGAAGCCGAGGGGCAGACAAG GTTGTGCAAGTACCTGTTGGCACTACAATTCATCTTCTAGAGGGTGAATTTCCATCTTTAATTGAGAAGTCTTCCTCCACAGCTTTGGATCCTTGGGAGATCCCGGGTGAACTTGAAGGTAATGGTGGTAGTCTGTCTACATCCAATCGACA TGATGAATCTGTCTCCCACTCTGAAGAAGGTGAGAGTGAGGATGAAGATGTAGAAATTGGTGACAGTATGTCAGGGGAAGAATGGgaagaggatgaggaagaagaagtggaaatTGTACAATATAATGTTGCTGAATTAAAAGAACCAGGTCAGCAAGTTGTCATTGCTCAGGGAGGAGAGGGTGGTCTTGGTAATGTCTCTTCTGCAAAGGTCTCTATGGCCCATAAACACATGAAGCATGGCAACCACAAGGATGGAGCCCCTGAACTTGAGTTatcagaagatgaagatcaaTCCTCGCCTAGTGTTGGTTCACCTGGTTCAGAAGCTGTCCTAATATTAGAACTAAAGAGTATAGCTGATGTGGGCCTAGTTGGGATGCCAAATGCTGGTAAAAGTACTCTTCTAGGGGCCATTTCAAGGGCTAAGCCTGCTGTGGGCCATTATGCCTTCACAACCCTGAGGCCAAATATAGGAAATCTGAACTATGATGACTTCTTCTCAATCACTGTGGCTGACATTCCAGGACTCATAAAGGGGGCACATGAGAATCGTGGACTTGGGCATGCATTTCTGCGGCACATAGAACGAACAAAGGTTCTAGCTTTTGTGGTAGATTTGGCAGCAGCACTAGATGGAAGAAAGGGTATTCCGCCATGGGAACAGCTGAGAGATCTGGTATTGGAGCTTGAATACCATCAAGAAGGTTTGACAGATAGACCCTCCTTAGTGGTAGCAAATAAGATTGATGAGGAGGGTACTGAGGATGTATTTGAAGAATTAAAGAGAAGGGTTCAAGGTGTTCCAATTTTTCCTATCTGTGCAGTGCTGGAGGAGGGGATACCAGAGTTAAAAGCTGGCCTTCGAATGCTCATGGATGGGGTAGAGTCACAAAGGGTTGAATTAAATAGAATTATGCTTGACTAA